Proteins found in one Brachypodium distachyon strain Bd21 chromosome 5, Brachypodium_distachyon_v3.0, whole genome shotgun sequence genomic segment:
- the LOC104581456 gene encoding F-box/LRR-repeat protein At4g14103: protein MASRKKKRSSSSGEKRRDRISGLTDDVLGHVLSFLPNKEAGRAAALARRWRHVFGSVHTISLSEAERERAWDWDTFYFESEERKSCSYDLLDGVNTALLCRVRCAADGLPGPLRTLRIAFDDYHLWDEDAVDQWLAYALRHRRGGGGMPELHLDLCFLIDPVCTAAARSRTYKGTYVLPRRLFSCTSLRTLCLTHCQLELPAIIDMPFLETLRLTNLLDAETSIQRLISSCPRLVDLTLEALNELERLTILDKRLHRFMLRCCHNMKSVDIDASELRSFSYRGTMPAESLLCLHGSLLVPSWTIDLCKAPPKSGEAGFAGFARFLEKISDVKHLHLHRGSIANRFYASGGFPLFSSLTRLTLQGCIQSCETVMAVRIVLEQTPNLESLSLLMEEQLHGPAGLIVPDDRPSFSEVPCLQRQVMEIGMEGYEGSKAQKMLAKLLLRNALVLQRLHVVFVEGMKRKRRSRLETKLGEWAAANSEKIFR from the coding sequence ATGGCTTCacgcaagaagaagagatcgTCTTCGTCCGGGGAGAAGCGCCGGGATCGCATCAGCGGGCTCACCGATGACGTGCTGGGCCAcgtcctctccttcctcccaaACAAGGAggccggccgcgccgccgctctggCCCGGCGGTGGCGCCACGTCTTCGGCAGCGTCCACACCATCTCCTTGTCGGAGGCAGAGCGCGAGAGGGCCTGGGACTGGGACACGTTCTACTTCGAGTCCGAGGAGAGGAAGAGCTGCAGCTACGATCTCCTCGACGGCGTCAACACTGCTCTCCTCTGCCGCGTCCGGTGCGCGGCCGACGGCCTCCCGGGGCCGCTGCGCACCTTACGCATCGCCTTTGACGACTACCACCTGTGGGACGAGGACGCCGTCGACCAGTGGCTCGCCTACGCGCTCCGGCAtaggcgtggcggcggcggcatgccGGAGCTCCACCTCGACTTGTGCTTCTTGATCGACCCGGTCtgcacagcagcagcacgcaGCCGCACATACAAAGGCACATATGTCCTTCCACGAAGGCTGTTCTCGTGCACCTCCCTACGGACATTGTGTCTCACACATTGCCAGTTAGAACTACCGGCGATCATCGACATGCCGTTCCTCGAGACATTGCGCCTGACGAACCTCCTTGATGCCGAGACAAGCATCCAGCGGCTCATCTCCAGCTGCCCTCGCCTCGTCGACCTGACGCTGGAAGCCCTCAACGAGCTGGAAAGGCTCACCATTCTCGACAAGCGCCTCCACCGGTTCATGCTCCGCTGCTGCCACAACATGAAGTCCGTCGACATCGACGCGTCCGAGCTGAGATCCTTCAGCTACAGGGGCACGATGCCCGCGGAATCGCTTCTATGTCTGCACGGCTCATTGTTAGTCCCTTCATGGACCATTGATCTCTGCAAAGCCCCTCCCAAGTCCGGGGAGGCAGGGTTCGCCGGTTTCGCAAGGTTTCTCGAGAAGATCTCCGACGTGAAGCACCTGCATCTGCACCGTGGAAGCATAGCCAACAGATTCTACGCGTCGGGAGGGTTTCCATTGTTCTCCAGCCTGACGCGGCTCACGCTCCAAGGGTGCATCCAGAGCTGCGAAACCGTCATGGCGGTTCGCATTGTCTTGGAGCAGACCCCAAACCTGGAGTCTCTCTCGCTGCTGATGGAGGAGCAACTTCATGGTCCGGCTGGGCTCATAGTTCCTGACGACAGGCCAAGCTTCTCGGAGGTCCCGTGCTTGCAGCGTCAGGTGATGGAGATCGGCATGGAGGGTTACGAGGGGAGCAAGGCGCAGAAGATGCTGGCCAAGCTCCTGCTTCGCAACGCGCTGGTTCTTCAAAGGCTGCACGTCGTGTTCGTGGAGGGGATGAAGCGTAAACGGAGGTCTAGGCTGGAGACCAAGCTGGGAGAATGGGCAGCTGCCAATTCAGAAAAGATTTTCCGGTAG
- the LOC100825669 gene encoding F-box/FBD/LRR-repeat protein At1g16930, translating to MKRRHGDRLSGLPDKVLERILSSLPSAEAVRTSALSRRWRDVYAAVPVVDLVDTKVGRTHLSYDDLKVCFDQQVTGAILCKSPGTPVRAFRLDVFSPPDALLDQWIGTVVSSGAEEIDVKLRYWHYSKRRLCPFGPSKEASADFQTYDLNRFTKTHRCIFGCRTLRRLRLKNWTLELPLSVALSSLETLCLARIMDPDKQLQQLLSNCPQLADLTLQECPSVGKITVASVHLRSFTMICCHHATRIGLRSPCLQSLRYKGGLPRKSLFKVANYPAVMALAIEICEDISTKEQTDVASMR from the exons ATGAAGCGCAGACACGGAGACCGGCTGAGCGGTCTCCCGGACAAGGTGCTGGAGCGGATCCTCTCCAGCCTCCCGTCGGCCGAGGCCGTGCGCACCAGCGCGCTCTCCAGGCGGTGGCGCGACGTCtacgccgccgtccccgtcgTCGATCTCGTCGACACCAAGGTAGGCAGGACGCATCTGTCGTATGATGACCTCAAGGTCTGCTTCGACCAGCAGGTGACAGGGGCGATCCTCTGCAAGAGCCCCGGGACGCCGGTCCGCGCCTTCCGTCTCGACGTGTTCAGCCCGCCGGACGCCCTGCTCGACCAGTGGATCGGCACCGTTGTTtcctccggcgccgaggaGATCGACGTCAAGCTCAGGTACTGGCACTACTCCAAGCGCAGGCTCTGCCCCTTCGGCCCGTCCAAGGAGGCCTCGGCCGACTTCCAGACATACGACCTCAATAGGTTCACCAAGACGCATCGGTGTATCTTCGGCTGCCGCACCCTTCGCCGCCTGCGGCTGAAGAACTGGAcactcgagctgccgctgagCGTGGCCCTCTCGTCGCTGGAGACGCTCTGCCTCGCGAGGATCATGGACCCGGAcaagcagctgcagcagctgctctcGAACTGCCCGCAGCTCGCTGACCTGACGCTGCAGGAGTGCCCGAGCGTCGGGAAGATCACGGTGGCCAGCGTCCACCTGCGGAGCTTCACCATGATCTGCTGCCAccatgccacgcgcatcgggCTGCGCAGCCCGTGCCTGCAGTCCCTGCGCTACAAAGGCGGCCTTCCTCGCAAGTCGCTCTTCAAGGTCGCAAACTACCCAGCAGTCATGGCGCTGGCGATTGAAATCTGCGAAGACATCTCCACAAAGGAACAAACGGATGTCGCTTCG ATGCGGTAA